One Phycisphaera mikurensis NBRC 102666 DNA window includes the following coding sequences:
- a CDS encoding UvrB/UvrC motif-containing protein gives MKRKCDQCGRPATHHAVDIVKGVKTETHLCDVHAAEAGLDQTPAAHTPIDELLTSFVKVHSTGETATIGKAPTRVCSSCGLTFSEFREKSLLGCPTCYADFEAQLGPLLERAHEGGTHHVGKTPRRAGGAEQRQLRLARLQRRLDEALEAEDYESAAEIRDELEGVASASDSTGSSGATGPKPQAASDPSSGSGE, from the coding sequence ATGAAACGAAAATGCGACCAGTGCGGACGCCCCGCCACGCACCACGCGGTGGACATCGTCAAGGGCGTGAAGACTGAGACCCACCTCTGCGACGTCCACGCCGCGGAGGCGGGGCTGGACCAGACGCCCGCCGCGCACACGCCGATCGACGAGCTGCTGACCAGCTTCGTGAAGGTGCACTCCACGGGCGAGACGGCGACCATCGGCAAGGCGCCGACCCGCGTCTGCAGCAGCTGCGGGCTGACCTTCTCGGAGTTCCGCGAGAAGTCGCTGCTGGGCTGCCCCACCTGCTACGCCGACTTCGAGGCGCAGCTCGGGCCGCTCCTGGAGCGGGCCCACGAGGGCGGCACGCACCACGTCGGCAAGACCCCGCGGCGGGCGGGCGGCGCCGAGCAGCGGCAGCTGCGGCTGGCCCGGCTCCAGCGACGCCTCGACGAGGCCCTGGAGGCGGAGGACTACGAGTCGGCGGCGGAGATCCGGGACGAGCTCGAGGGCGTGGCTTCGGCCTCCGACAGCACGGGGTCCTCGGGGGCGACCGGCCCGAAGCCGCAAGCCGCGTCCGATCCCTCGTCCGGGAGCGGCGAATGA
- a CDS encoding prepilin-type N-terminal cleavage/methylation domain-containing protein, translated as MPPRPPAPAVRGRRCRCRCSAFTLIELLAVVSIVGLLVGLLLPVLAAARIAANHVVYLSAARQLCSGYTAYHADHGGDLLLGYTPPAIGGVPVTVRDAISGQTFGYPVSDRYPWRLSPWVGDVWPLLHLHAEDPQRPAAGDAPPVAQAKAYRLSVGPAFGLNSVYLGGHAGPFYRGFSAPGNRPTRNAHVAFRAAEVRDAAAQVVFAESRLRNAGSAADPDAGLHFVSPPRANGRRWVAAGGGFEIASGLVTGLPLGRHGPAAATAFFDGHAASRTPEQLADMRGWAPRATDADWDFRSP; from the coding sequence GTGCCCCCCCGCCCCCCGGCGCCCGCGGTTCGCGGCCGCCGCTGCCGCTGCCGCTGCTCCGCGTTCACGCTCATCGAGCTGCTGGCGGTCGTCTCGATCGTCGGCCTGCTCGTCGGCTTGCTGCTCCCGGTGCTCGCGGCGGCGCGGATCGCGGCGAACCACGTCGTCTACCTCTCGGCGGCCCGCCAGCTTTGCAGCGGCTACACCGCCTACCACGCCGACCACGGCGGCGACCTCCTGCTGGGCTACACGCCGCCGGCGATCGGCGGCGTGCCGGTGACCGTCCGCGACGCCATCAGCGGCCAGACCTTCGGCTACCCGGTCAGCGACCGGTACCCCTGGCGGCTGTCCCCCTGGGTCGGCGACGTCTGGCCGCTCCTGCACCTCCACGCGGAGGACCCGCAGCGGCCGGCGGCGGGCGACGCCCCCCCGGTCGCTCAGGCGAAGGCCTACCGGCTCAGCGTCGGGCCGGCCTTCGGCCTCAACAGCGTCTACCTCGGCGGCCACGCCGGCCCCTTCTACCGCGGCTTCAGCGCACCCGGCAACCGGCCGACGCGCAACGCGCACGTCGCCTTCCGCGCCGCCGAGGTCCGCGACGCGGCGGCGCAGGTCGTGTTCGCCGAGAGCCGGCTGCGCAACGCGGGCTCCGCCGCCGACCCCGACGCCGGCCTGCACTTCGTCAGCCCCCCGCGGGCCAACGGCCGGCGCTGGGTGGCCGCCGGCGGCGGCTTCGAGATCGCCAGCGGCCTGGTGACCGGCCTCCCGCTGGGCCGGCACGGGCCGGCCGCGGCCACCGCCTTCTTCGACGGGCACGCGGCCTCCCGCACGCCCGAGCAGCTGGCCGACATGCGCGGCTGGGCGCCCCGCGCCACCGACGCCGACTGGGACTTCCGATCGCCATGA
- a CDS encoding PEP-CTERM domain protein → MLSLPRLAALSALTVALAPAASAVLIDDFETGDFELNLRGDTSTAPVSSTSSGAGIVGGDRKTSLRIRQGGGTVSAATFGAALGVGSTPGGVLLLSDSFNGLANLNLDYANLGGIDLTDGGASNAFAIDFRGIQGVSRVFVRVDSGTGSGTLPQLAFAFDSDNAPDSLRDDQALYFAFSAANYANVDFTDVSRIIVGFDNRNTKVVNGFTVGATDLAIDTISTLFIPEPASATLAAAGLALLATRRRRA, encoded by the coding sequence CGCCTCGCGGCCCTTTCCGCTCTCACCGTCGCTCTCGCTCCCGCCGCTTCCGCCGTCCTCATCGACGACTTCGAGACCGGTGACTTCGAGCTGAACCTCCGCGGCGACACCTCCACCGCGCCCGTCTCCTCCACGTCGAGCGGCGCCGGGATCGTCGGCGGTGACCGCAAGACGAGCCTGCGGATCCGTCAAGGCGGCGGCACCGTCAGCGCCGCGACCTTCGGTGCCGCCCTGGGCGTCGGCTCCACGCCCGGCGGCGTGCTGCTGCTGTCGGACAGCTTCAACGGCCTCGCCAACCTGAACCTGGATTACGCCAACCTCGGCGGAATCGACCTCACCGACGGCGGCGCCTCCAACGCCTTCGCCATCGACTTCCGCGGAATCCAGGGCGTGAGCCGCGTCTTCGTGCGGGTCGATTCCGGCACGGGCAGCGGGACGTTGCCCCAGCTCGCGTTCGCCTTCGACAGCGACAACGCGCCGGACAGCCTCCGCGACGACCAGGCGCTGTACTTCGCCTTCAGCGCGGCGAACTACGCCAACGTCGATTTCACCGACGTCTCCCGCATCATCGTCGGGTTCGACAACCGGAACACGAAGGTGGTCAACGGCTTCACGGTCGGCGCGACCGACCTCGCCATCGACACGATCTCCACGCTCTTCATCCCCGAGCCCGCCTCCGCGACGCTCGCCGCCGCGGGCCTGGCGCTGCTGGCCACCCGCCGACGCCGCGCCTAA
- a CDS encoding YhcH/YjgK/YiaL family protein: protein MIVDDIARLGRYAGLMPGVAQAAAWLDGRDLDALVAEGDRTIPLVGERLLVMPQTQPLKPREEARWEAHRRYADIQVVLGDREGFGWCPLRDDLTLSVPHDPERDVAFYEGPAAGSAVWFGLNPGQFALFLPEDVHAPCLGAAGERVRKVVFKVELARPEDRGA, encoded by the coding sequence ATGATCGTCGACGACATCGCACGCCTCGGCCGGTACGCGGGGCTGATGCCGGGGGTCGCTCAAGCGGCCGCCTGGCTGGACGGTCGCGACCTGGACGCGCTGGTCGCGGAGGGCGACCGGACGATCCCCCTCGTGGGCGAGCGTCTGCTGGTGATGCCGCAGACCCAGCCCCTCAAGCCGCGGGAGGAGGCGCGGTGGGAGGCGCACCGGCGCTACGCCGACATCCAGGTGGTCCTGGGCGATCGCGAGGGCTTCGGCTGGTGCCCGCTCCGGGACGACCTCACCCTCTCGGTGCCGCACGATCCCGAGCGCGACGTCGCGTTCTACGAGGGGCCGGCGGCGGGATCGGCGGTCTGGTTCGGCCTGAACCCGGGCCAGTTCGCGCTGTTCCTCCCCGAAGACGTCCACGCGCCGTGCCTGGGGGCCGCCGGCGAGCGCGTCCGCAAGGTCGTCTTCAAGGTGGAGTTGGCGCGGCCGGAGGACCGCGGGGCCTGA
- a CDS encoding sulfotransferase family protein produces MTAPTSFLFGSGRSGTVVLLRLINLDPGVVVRNEPDELSDSPLGRALGQSGVRDDANDGTAIDVALDTSGGFGRRFDEALAAIRTRRGTRDHPWATRKAWHRPIPLKLLNAGLKAGLRQRLQRGREAWEVPGWAADRAALAAAPLSVKINNGPALARWLAAERPDLRAMEIVRHPGGFLASWRARWLNRPGVDPAAVLAKNRARLAAVAAAEPAWGERWGDPAALDVDASELWYWRYSNEAVLAAYAGDTRLLPIGFERFCREPQAHAEAVYRHLGLPYTDRVRAGVAAEMQGSTEIASAWKQKLGPERVALVEAVLAGSPLADLVEA; encoded by the coding sequence ATGACCGCCCCGACTTCCTTCCTCTTCGGCTCGGGACGCTCGGGCACGGTGGTGCTGCTGCGGCTGATCAACCTCGATCCCGGCGTGGTGGTCCGCAACGAACCCGACGAGCTCAGCGACTCGCCGCTGGGCCGCGCACTGGGGCAGAGCGGCGTGCGCGACGACGCCAACGACGGCACCGCGATCGACGTCGCGCTCGACACCTCCGGCGGCTTCGGCCGCCGCTTCGACGAAGCGCTCGCGGCGATCCGCACCCGCCGGGGGACGCGGGACCACCCCTGGGCGACACGCAAGGCCTGGCACCGCCCGATCCCGCTCAAGCTGCTCAACGCGGGGCTCAAGGCCGGCCTCCGGCAGCGGCTGCAACGCGGCCGCGAGGCCTGGGAGGTGCCGGGCTGGGCCGCGGATCGGGCGGCGCTCGCCGCGGCGCCGCTGAGCGTGAAGATCAACAACGGGCCCGCCCTGGCGCGGTGGCTCGCCGCGGAGCGGCCGGACCTCCGAGCGATGGAGATCGTCCGCCACCCCGGGGGCTTCCTCGCCTCGTGGCGGGCCCGCTGGCTCAACCGGCCCGGGGTCGACCCCGCGGCCGTCCTCGCGAAGAACCGGGCACGCCTCGCCGCCGTCGCGGCGGCCGAGCCCGCGTGGGGCGAGCGCTGGGGAGACCCCGCCGCGCTCGACGTCGACGCCAGCGAGCTCTGGTACTGGCGCTACAGCAATGAGGCGGTGCTGGCGGCCTACGCGGGCGACACCCGGCTGCTCCCCATCGGCTTCGAACGCTTCTGCCGCGAGCCGCAGGCGCACGCGGAGGCGGTCTACCGCCACCTCGGGCTTCCGTACACCGACCGCGTCCGAGCCGGCGTGGCGGCCGAGATGCAAGGATCCACGGAGATCGCTTCGGCCTGGAAGCAGAAGCTCGGCCCCGAGCGGGTGGCGCTTGTCGAGGCCGTGCTCGCGGGCAGCCCGCTCGCCGACCTCGTCGAGGCCTGA
- the larE gene encoding ATP-dependent sacrificial sulfur transferase LarE yields MPPRSPERLLADLEEVIRPRQRLLTAFSGGVDSTVVAAAARRVLGKADAPVAVGDSASLPRRELAEALKLAAALDLEVHVVRPDEQSDPGYVANAGDRCYFCKTHLYRTLHGLAGRLGIGHLANGTNADDPGDHRPGLRAADEAEVVSPLLEAGLDKAGVRAVAHRLGLPNADKPAAACLASRIAHHTPVTAAALNRVEAAEDALLAAGFKQLRVRDHGEVARLEVPLRAMPLLLDDGVRERVVEACRAAGYAYVSLDLEGFRSGSGNVTLTSSAGRKQARSTGG; encoded by the coding sequence GTGCCGCCCCGCTCCCCCGAACGCCTGCTCGCCGACCTGGAGGAGGTGATCCGCCCCCGGCAGCGGCTGCTGACGGCGTTCTCCGGCGGGGTCGACTCGACGGTGGTCGCCGCCGCGGCCCGGCGCGTCCTCGGCAAGGCGGACGCTCCCGTCGCCGTCGGCGACAGCGCCTCGCTGCCGCGGCGGGAGCTGGCGGAGGCGCTGAAGCTGGCGGCCGCGCTCGACCTGGAGGTTCACGTCGTCCGCCCCGACGAGCAGAGCGACCCTGGCTACGTCGCCAACGCCGGCGACCGCTGCTACTTCTGCAAGACGCACCTCTACCGGACGCTGCACGGGCTCGCCGGGCGGCTGGGCATCGGCCACCTCGCCAACGGCACCAACGCCGACGATCCCGGCGATCACCGCCCCGGCCTCCGCGCCGCCGACGAGGCCGAGGTCGTCAGCCCCCTGCTCGAGGCCGGCCTCGACAAGGCGGGCGTCCGCGCCGTCGCCCACCGGCTGGGCCTGCCCAACGCGGACAAACCCGCGGCCGCCTGCCTCGCCAGCCGCATCGCCCACCACACGCCGGTGACGGCCGCGGCGTTGAATCGTGTCGAGGCCGCCGAGGACGCGCTCCTCGCCGCCGGCTTCAAGCAGCTCCGCGTGCGTGACCACGGCGAGGTCGCCCGGCTGGAGGTGCCGCTGCGGGCCATGCCGCTCCTGCTCGACGACGGCGTGCGCGAGCGGGTCGTTGAGGCCTGCAGAGCCGCCGGCTACGCCTACGTTTCCCTCGATCTGGAGGGCTTCCGCAGCGGAAGCGGGAACGTGACGCTGACGAGCTCGGCGGGCCGGAAGCAAGCCCGGTCCACGGGCGGCTGA
- the hrpA gene encoding ATP-dependent RNA helicase HrpA, which yields MSGPPEHPRPSDARRQDVPALRALWKKIQHAQSRNRPHDRDLARFEKRLAASVAAKAERAAAAPDVSYPADLPVSAEKDRIKELIARYQVAVLCGETGSGKSTQLPKILMELGHGSDGVIAHTQPRRLAARTLAQRVAAELSVPVGGVVGHSVRFEDRTGPQTRIRYLTDGLLLAELARDPDLLACDAVIVDEAHERSLNIDFLLGYLKRLLPRRPDLKLVITSATINTQLFAEHFRDEAGEPAPVIEVSGRTYPVEVRYAPPEDASDAAADRALLEAFDAAVRGTPGDVLVFLPTERAIGDAARLLRGHTQARSFPGGSVEVLPLYARLSNAEQQRVFSPSGPGRRVVLATNVAESSVTVPRITSVIDTGTARISRYSARARMQRLPIEPVSQASCRQRAGRCGRVAPGLCIRLYSEEDFDDRPAFEAPEVLRTSLASVILTMSSMGLGDPADFPFLEPPRPAAIREGRKTLHELGAAEKDGTLTELGRRMATLPVDPRVARMIFAGAEEGCLAEVLVIAAALEAQDPRLRPVEKQQAADQAHRPFVHPRSDFLTLLNLWDGIHREKDSLSGGAFKRWCSRTFLSHPKVREWAELHRQLVETARGAGLSPKRRTPGPEAVEKLGDAVTRALLAGLLSNVALREDGPAYKAAGAESGDRELFLWPGSALARAKPRWVVAAEVVSTTRQYARTCAQIDPRWIEDLAGDLVTQTHSNPRWEREAGGVFADEKVSFRGLVLVPKRRVKLSHVDPVQAREIFLHEALVGGDADLTAPFFLHNRELERGIEEEQARLRRVDLLADAKRRYRFYDERLPAEVTGVAELNRWLKRASEARRRRLFMAEADLREQEAEEDPGRPATIETGGLVLPVRYVHDASAEDDGATLEVPLAVLGRVGKERLDWGLPGQLEERLAAVIRSLPKPIRKTLAPAPDSARRAAARIRFGEGGFRAAAAEALGWVRGEALDPLLIDVAALDRHLRLGVAVLDDAGKELAQGRDLDALKEELAASAGRAVAGLADDRWIRDGLVSWSFGDLPETVDVAHAGVRLRCFPTLLDRGESVSLRAVETAAEAEATFPRGVLRLARLAVRRDLVKRVEGARGAQPLALIASTLPGGAAALQRDLADAASARVFVPLIEAHPSRSAAAFEALVEAGRGDLAGAASEATAEAAAALGQGHALRLELERLARRCPPGWETAVRQSREQLEDLLRPRFVATTPAGRLRHLGRYLAASRERLAALARGKLAKDRPLADAFDRRMGPLRARLSEAGGSAALESSPELAAYRWMLEEWRVALFAAGLGTSQPVSEKRLEKQAAKADREARGG from the coding sequence CCGCGACCTCGCCCGCTTCGAGAAGCGGCTGGCGGCCTCCGTCGCGGCGAAGGCGGAGCGGGCGGCGGCGGCCCCGGATGTTTCTTACCCGGCCGACCTGCCGGTCTCGGCGGAGAAGGACCGGATCAAGGAGCTGATCGCGCGATACCAGGTCGCGGTGCTGTGCGGCGAGACCGGCTCGGGCAAGAGCACGCAGCTGCCCAAGATCCTGATGGAGCTGGGCCACGGCAGCGACGGCGTCATCGCCCACACCCAGCCGCGGCGGCTGGCGGCGCGCACACTGGCGCAGCGGGTGGCGGCGGAGCTGTCGGTGCCGGTGGGCGGCGTGGTCGGCCACTCGGTGCGGTTCGAGGACCGGACCGGGCCGCAGACGCGGATCCGCTACCTGACCGACGGGCTTCTGCTCGCCGAGCTGGCACGCGACCCCGACCTGCTCGCCTGCGACGCGGTGATCGTCGACGAGGCCCACGAGCGGTCGCTGAACATCGACTTCCTCCTGGGCTACCTCAAGCGGCTGCTGCCGCGGCGGCCGGACCTGAAGCTGGTCATCACGTCGGCGACGATCAACACGCAGCTGTTCGCCGAGCACTTCCGCGACGAAGCGGGCGAGCCCGCGCCCGTCATCGAGGTCAGCGGGCGGACGTACCCGGTCGAGGTGCGGTACGCGCCGCCGGAGGACGCCAGCGATGCCGCCGCGGACCGGGCGCTCCTGGAGGCCTTCGACGCCGCGGTCCGCGGCACCCCCGGCGACGTGCTGGTCTTCCTGCCGACCGAGCGGGCGATCGGCGACGCGGCGAGGCTGCTGCGGGGCCACACGCAGGCCCGGAGCTTCCCGGGCGGGAGCGTGGAGGTGCTGCCGCTCTACGCGCGGCTGTCCAACGCCGAGCAGCAGCGGGTCTTCTCGCCCTCGGGGCCGGGCCGGCGGGTCGTGCTCGCGACGAACGTCGCGGAGTCCTCCGTCACGGTCCCGCGGATCACCTCCGTCATCGACACCGGGACCGCCCGCATCTCCCGCTACTCCGCGCGGGCGCGGATGCAGCGGCTGCCGATCGAGCCCGTGAGCCAGGCGAGCTGCAGGCAGCGGGCGGGCCGCTGCGGGCGGGTTGCCCCCGGCCTGTGCATCCGGCTCTACAGCGAGGAGGACTTCGACGACCGCCCGGCCTTCGAGGCGCCCGAGGTTCTGCGGACGAGCCTCGCCTCGGTCATCCTCACGATGTCGTCGATGGGGCTGGGCGACCCCGCCGACTTCCCCTTTCTGGAGCCGCCCCGGCCGGCCGCGATCCGCGAGGGCCGCAAGACGCTGCACGAGCTGGGCGCCGCCGAGAAGGACGGCACGCTGACGGAGCTCGGCCGCCGGATGGCCACGCTGCCGGTCGACCCCCGCGTCGCCCGCATGATCTTCGCCGGTGCGGAGGAGGGCTGCCTGGCCGAGGTTCTGGTCATCGCCGCCGCGCTGGAGGCGCAGGACCCGCGGCTGCGGCCGGTCGAGAAGCAGCAGGCGGCCGACCAGGCGCACCGGCCCTTCGTCCACCCCCGCAGCGACTTCCTCACCCTCCTGAACCTCTGGGACGGCATCCATCGCGAGAAGGACAGCCTCTCCGGCGGGGCGTTCAAGCGTTGGTGCTCGCGGACGTTCCTGTCGCACCCGAAGGTCCGCGAGTGGGCAGAGCTGCACCGGCAGCTGGTGGAGACCGCCCGCGGGGCCGGCCTGTCTCCGAAGCGTCGGACGCCGGGCCCCGAAGCGGTCGAGAAGCTCGGCGACGCGGTCACGCGGGCGCTGCTCGCGGGCCTGCTGTCCAACGTCGCGCTCCGCGAGGACGGACCCGCTTACAAAGCGGCCGGCGCCGAATCGGGCGATCGGGAGCTGTTCCTCTGGCCGGGGTCGGCGCTCGCCAGAGCGAAACCCCGGTGGGTCGTCGCGGCGGAGGTCGTGTCGACGACGCGGCAGTACGCGCGGACCTGCGCCCAGATCGACCCGCGCTGGATCGAGGATCTCGCCGGCGACCTCGTCACGCAGACCCACAGCAACCCGCGGTGGGAGCGCGAGGCCGGCGGCGTCTTCGCCGACGAGAAGGTGTCCTTCCGGGGCCTGGTGCTCGTGCCGAAGCGGCGGGTGAAGCTCAGCCACGTCGACCCCGTGCAGGCGCGGGAGATCTTCCTGCACGAGGCGCTGGTCGGCGGCGACGCCGACCTGACGGCGCCCTTCTTCCTGCACAACCGCGAGCTGGAGCGTGGCATCGAGGAGGAGCAGGCCCGGCTGCGCCGGGTCGACCTGCTGGCGGACGCGAAGCGGCGCTACCGCTTCTACGACGAGCGGCTGCCCGCCGAGGTGACCGGCGTGGCCGAGCTGAACCGCTGGCTGAAGAGAGCGAGCGAGGCACGGCGGCGCCGCCTGTTCATGGCCGAGGCCGACCTCCGGGAGCAGGAGGCGGAGGAGGACCCGGGCCGCCCTGCGACGATCGAGACCGGCGGGCTGGTGCTGCCGGTGCGGTACGTGCACGACGCGTCGGCGGAAGACGACGGCGCGACGCTGGAGGTCCCGCTCGCGGTGCTCGGCCGCGTCGGGAAGGAGCGGCTGGACTGGGGCCTGCCCGGGCAGCTCGAGGAGCGGCTGGCGGCCGTGATCCGCTCGCTGCCCAAGCCGATCCGCAAGACGCTTGCGCCGGCGCCCGACTCCGCCCGCCGGGCCGCGGCACGCATCCGCTTCGGCGAGGGCGGGTTCCGGGCGGCGGCCGCCGAGGCCCTCGGCTGGGTCCGCGGCGAGGCGCTTGACCCGCTGCTCATCGACGTCGCCGCGCTCGACCGGCACCTCCGCCTCGGCGTCGCCGTGCTCGACGACGCCGGCAAGGAACTCGCCCAGGGCCGCGACCTCGACGCGCTCAAGGAGGAGCTCGCCGCCAGCGCCGGCCGGGCCGTGGCCGGCCTCGCCGACGACCGCTGGATCCGCGACGGACTGGTTTCCTGGAGCTTCGGAGACCTGCCCGAGACGGTCGACGTGGCGCACGCGGGCGTGAGGCTGCGCTGCTTCCCCACGCTGCTCGACCGCGGCGAGAGCGTCTCGCTGCGGGCGGTGGAGACGGCGGCCGAGGCCGAAGCGACGTTTCCCCGCGGCGTGCTGCGCCTCGCCCGGCTCGCCGTGCGGAGAGACCTCGTGAAGCGGGTGGAAGGCGCCCGCGGGGCGCAGCCGCTCGCGCTGATCGCCTCGACGCTCCCCGGCGGCGCGGCGGCACTCCAGCGCGACCTCGCCGACGCGGCGAGCGCCCGCGTCTTCGTGCCCCTGATCGAGGCCCACCCGTCCCGGAGCGCCGCCGCCTTCGAGGCCCTCGTCGAGGCCGGCCGCGGCGACCTCGCCGGCGCCGCCAGCGAGGCGACCGCCGAAGCCGCCGCCGCGCTCGGGCAGGGCCACGCCCTGCGCCTCGAGCTCGAGCGTCTCGCCAGACGCTGCCCGCCCGGCTGGGAGACGGCGGTGCGGCAGAGCCGAGAGCAGCTCGAGGACCTCCTGCGGCCCCGGTTCGTCGCCACCACGCCGGCCGGCCGGCTCCGCCACCTCGGCCGCTATCTCGCCGCCTCCCGCGAACGCCTCGCCGCGCTGGCCCGCGGCAAGCTCGCGAAGGACCGACCGCTCGCCGACGCCTTCGACCGGCGGATGGGGCCGCTGCGGGCACGCCTGAGCGAGGCGGGCGGCAGCGCCGCGCTGGAGAGCTCGCCCGAGCTGGCGGCCTACCGCTGGATGCTCGAGGAGTGGCGTGTCGCGCTCTTCGCCGCCGGGCTGGGCACCAGCCAGCCCGTCAGCGAGAAGCGCCTCGAGAAGCAGGCCGCCAAGGCCGACCGCGAGGCCCGCGGGGGCTAG
- a CDS encoding protein arginine kinase, with protein MIDHAGEWLRGEGPESDVVISSRIRLARNLAGFPFVNRTNTRQKHAILAACRERVTQRRIAENAVWIGIDDADALDRQLLVERHLISRPFANPKNSLPRGVALGADETFAIMVNEEDHLRVQVLRSGMQLSEAFDQIGRIDDVLEEDLDFAYSRRFGYLTACPTNAGTGIRVSVMLHLPALKLTGEIDKVKRAARELHLAVRGMFGEGSDAHGDLYQVSNQTTLGKTEEEILGDFQKTVVPQIIAYENQARQLLVKQREAQLDDRIWRAWGLLTSARVMGTEEVLQLLSHVRLGVNLGRLATVDIRTVNELFLLTQPAHLQKLTGEPMEPAERRVARAKMLRQRLKAS; from the coding sequence ATGATCGATCACGCCGGCGAGTGGCTCCGGGGCGAGGGTCCCGAGAGCGACGTGGTCATCTCCTCGCGAATCCGCCTCGCGCGGAACCTCGCCGGCTTCCCCTTCGTCAACCGCACCAACACCCGGCAGAAGCACGCGATCCTCGCGGCCTGCCGCGAGCGGGTCACGCAGCGGCGGATCGCCGAGAACGCGGTCTGGATCGGCATCGACGACGCCGACGCGCTGGACCGGCAGCTGCTCGTCGAGCGGCACCTCATCAGCCGGCCGTTCGCGAACCCCAAGAACAGCCTGCCGCGCGGCGTCGCCCTGGGAGCCGACGAGACCTTCGCGATCATGGTGAACGAGGAGGACCACCTCCGCGTGCAGGTGCTCCGCTCGGGCATGCAGCTCTCCGAGGCCTTCGACCAGATCGGCCGCATCGACGACGTGCTCGAAGAGGATCTGGATTTCGCCTACTCGCGTCGCTTCGGCTACCTCACCGCCTGCCCCACCAACGCGGGCACCGGCATCCGCGTGAGCGTGATGCTGCACCTGCCGGCGCTCAAGCTCACCGGCGAGATCGACAAGGTCAAGCGGGCCGCCCGCGAGCTGCACCTGGCCGTCCGCGGCATGTTCGGCGAGGGCAGCGACGCCCACGGCGACCTGTACCAGGTGAGCAACCAGACGACGCTGGGCAAGACCGAGGAGGAGATCCTCGGCGACTTCCAGAAGACGGTCGTCCCGCAGATCATCGCCTACGAGAACCAGGCCCGGCAGCTGCTGGTCAAGCAGCGAGAAGCCCAGCTCGACGACCGCATCTGGCGGGCCTGGGGCCTGCTCACCTCGGCCCGCGTCATGGGCACCGAGGAGGTCCTCCAGCTCCTGAGCCACGTCCGCCTGGGGGTGAACCTCGGCCGCCTGGCCACCGTCGACATCCGCACCGTCAACGAGCTCTTCCTCCTGACTCAGCCCGCCCACCTGCAGAAGCTCACCGGCGAGCCCATGGAACCCGCCGAGCGACGCGTCGCGCGGGCGAAGATGCTGCGTCAGCGGCTCAAGGCTTCGTGA
- a CDS encoding recombination mediator RecR: MSTRAPAAYQALLEQLAKLPGVGRRSAERIALHLLKKPDAESFALAAALRAFREELVVCSVTGMVADADPCWIVTDPKRDHTRILVVEQPADVLAFEQSNAWNGSYHVLLGRLSPMEAVSPGDLNIGLLLDRVRAGGRGPSGGTAGNDDGPRIRIEEVVLATSPSLEGDGTALYLEQELAGLGVSVTRVARGLSAGQALDTASKAVLGDALHHRVPTR; the protein is encoded by the coding sequence ATGAGCACGCGCGCCCCCGCCGCCTACCAGGCGCTCCTGGAGCAGCTCGCGAAGCTGCCCGGGGTGGGTCGCCGCTCCGCGGAGCGGATCGCGCTGCACCTGCTCAAGAAGCCCGACGCGGAGAGCTTCGCGCTCGCCGCGGCGTTGCGGGCCTTCCGCGAGGAGCTGGTGGTCTGCTCGGTCACCGGCATGGTCGCCGACGCCGATCCGTGCTGGATCGTGACCGATCCCAAGCGGGATCACACCAGGATCCTGGTCGTCGAGCAGCCCGCCGACGTGCTCGCCTTCGAGCAGAGCAACGCCTGGAACGGCAGCTACCACGTGCTGCTCGGCCGGCTGTCGCCGATGGAGGCCGTCAGCCCCGGCGATCTGAACATCGGCCTGCTGCTGGACCGCGTGCGGGCGGGCGGCCGCGGACCGTCGGGCGGAACGGCCGGAAACGACGACGGTCCGCGGATCCGCATCGAGGAGGTCGTGCTCGCGACCAGCCCGAGCCTCGAGGGCGACGGCACCGCGCTGTACCTCGAGCAGGAGCTCGCCGGCCTCGGCGTCTCCGTCACCCGCGTCGCCCGCGGCCTCTCCGCCGGGCAAGCGCTGGACACCGCGAGCAAGGCGGTGCTCGGCGACGCGCTCCACCACCGCGTCCCGACGCGCTGA